A genomic segment from Gemmatimonadota bacterium encodes:
- a CDS encoding superoxide dismutase, whose translation MAYPFALPDLAYAHDALEPHIDARTMQIHHGKHHAAYTSNLNAALEGHPDLHDKSAEELLGGLDSLPDSIQGAVRNHGGGYVNHNFFWDVMTPGGASAPSGDLAAAIAAAFASVDDFKAKFQANAGAQFGSGWGWLCVDGQGELQCFSTANQDSPLMQGMSPILGVDVWEHAYYLNYQNRRPDYLSAFWNVVNWDVVGARYGAARS comes from the coding sequence ATGGCCTATCCTTTCGCGCTTCCCGACCTCGCTTACGCTCACGACGCGCTCGAGCCACACATCGACGCGCGCACGATGCAGATCCATCACGGCAAGCACCATGCAGCTTACACCAGCAATCTGAACGCCGCCCTCGAGGGGCATCCGGACCTCCACGACAAGTCCGCCGAGGAGCTGCTCGGCGGGCTCGACTCGCTCCCGGACTCCATCCAGGGCGCAGTCCGTAACCACGGCGGCGGATACGTGAACCACAACTTCTTCTGGGACGTCATGACTCCGGGTGGTGCCAGCGCGCCCTCGGGGGACCTGGCGGCTGCAATCGCCGCCGCCTTTGCTTCCGTCGACGACTTCAAAGCCAAGTTCCAAGCGAATGCGGGAGCGCAGTTCGGCTCCGGATGGGGCTGGCTTTGCGTCGATGGGCAGGGAGAGCTGCAATGTTTCTCGACAGCGAACCAGGACAGCCCCCTCATGCAGGGGATGAGCCCCATTCTGGGGGTAGACGTCTGGGAGCACGCGTACTATCTGAATTACCAGAACCGGCGCCCCGACTACCTCTCGGCATTTTGGAACGTCGTGAATTGGGACGTCGTGGGAGCACGCTACGGTGCGGCACGAAGCTGA
- a CDS encoding DNA polymerase IV, translating to MPESAPVKRILLVDCDAFFVQVARLEDPQGAGKAPLLIVGGSPSGRGVVTSASYEARAYGVRSAMPTAHALRLCPEATVVGVPRGAISARSRSVKEALVELSPVVQAASVDEFYLDLTGTERLFQNESFPETAWRIRKTVLERTQVSVSLGGGTRRVIAKLASNFAKPAGVHIVPAGEEEVFLRGLDLADLPGIGPSLVAALGKRGLVRVEDAYAVQIEWLQRWFGDRRGAWLYRRIHGVDSSEVDPHERRKSISSERTFFEDIDDDEELERRLMQQAGSVAGTLRHQSFRAKTVTVKLRDHDFKTRQHSRTVPEPIESDQAIYSIAKTLLAELRRKRRVPARLLGIGLSGLVALSDASQLGLFAVPVVGETERERTVSRTVDELRSRFGREAVMPGRLVEADRAPGARKGEVK from the coding sequence TTGCCGGAATCAGCGCCCGTCAAACGCATCCTCCTCGTGGACTGCGATGCCTTCTTCGTTCAGGTCGCGCGACTGGAAGACCCGCAGGGGGCGGGCAAGGCACCGCTCCTCATCGTAGGGGGCTCTCCGAGCGGGAGAGGCGTCGTGACCTCCGCTTCGTACGAGGCGCGGGCGTACGGCGTGCGCTCCGCGATGCCAACGGCTCACGCGCTGCGCCTTTGTCCCGAGGCTACCGTCGTCGGCGTGCCGCGAGGCGCGATCAGTGCCAGAAGCCGGTCGGTGAAGGAGGCTCTCGTGGAGCTGTCTCCGGTCGTGCAAGCCGCGTCGGTCGACGAGTTCTATCTCGACCTGACGGGCACCGAGCGTCTCTTCCAGAACGAGAGCTTCCCCGAAACCGCGTGGCGGATCCGCAAGACGGTGCTCGAGCGGACGCAGGTCTCCGTGTCGCTCGGCGGTGGAACGCGCAGGGTGATCGCCAAGTTGGCTAGCAACTTCGCCAAACCCGCCGGCGTGCATATCGTGCCGGCCGGTGAAGAAGAGGTTTTCCTGCGCGGACTGGACTTGGCCGACCTGCCCGGTATCGGCCCTTCGTTGGTCGCAGCGCTCGGGAAGCGGGGCCTGGTTCGCGTCGAGGACGCTTACGCAGTGCAGATCGAGTGGCTACAACGCTGGTTCGGAGACCGACGAGGGGCGTGGTTATACCGGCGTATCCACGGAGTCGACTCGAGCGAGGTGGACCCGCATGAGCGTCGGAAGTCGATCTCTTCCGAGCGCACCTTCTTCGAGGATATCGATGACGACGAGGAATTGGAGCGGCGGTTGATGCAACAGGCCGGGTCGGTGGCGGGTACTTTGCGACACCAGTCATTCCGGGCCAAAACCGTAACGGTCAAGCTGCGTGACCACGACTTCAAGACGCGTCAGCACAGTCGCACGGTGCCGGAACCGATCGAGTCGGACCAGGCCATATACAGCATTGCCAAGACGTTGCTCGCGGAGCTCCGGCGGAAGAGACGGGTCCCCGCCCGTCTGCTGGGCATTGGCCTGAGCGGCCTCGTGGCATTGAGCGACGCATCCCAGTTGGGCCTGTTCGCGGTACCGGTCGTGGGCGAGACGGAACGGGAACGTACGGTCTCCCGCACGGTCGACGAGCTGAGGAGCCGATTCGGGCGAGAAGCCGTCATGCCCGGCCGACTCGTCGAGGCCGACCGTGCGCCGGGGGCCCGCAAAGGAGAAGTAAAGTGA
- a CDS encoding BtpA/SgcQ family protein, translated as MVHLLPLPGAPRWDGSMDAALDRAALDARALQEAGFDGVLVENFLDAPFFADSVPAETLAALTAAVLRVIGTVPLPVGVNVLRNDAAAAIAIAAVTGAAFIRVNVHTGSMYTDQGLIEGKAHDTLRRRSDLGVDVRVLADVHVKHAFSPAGSTLTDAAADSWHRGLADALIVSGSATGRRASADDLRMVKDAVGEAPVLIGSGLAPESASELLALADGAIVGSAVMNEGRPGAGIDPGRATAFIEAVRS; from the coding sequence ATGGTGCATCTGCTCCCCCTCCCCGGAGCACCGCGGTGGGACGGATCGATGGATGCCGCGCTTGATCGGGCGGCACTCGACGCCCGCGCGTTGCAGGAAGCGGGCTTCGACGGGGTCCTTGTCGAGAACTTCCTCGACGCTCCGTTCTTCGCCGACTCCGTCCCGGCCGAGACCCTCGCCGCGCTGACCGCCGCGGTACTCCGAGTCATCGGCACAGTCCCACTACCCGTCGGCGTGAACGTGCTGCGAAACGACGCTGCCGCGGCGATCGCGATCGCCGCGGTGACGGGAGCTGCGTTCATTCGTGTCAACGTGCACACCGGCTCCATGTACACCGACCAGGGGCTCATCGAGGGAAAAGCGCATGACACGCTCCGCCGTCGCTCCGACCTGGGAGTGGACGTCCGCGTCCTCGCCGACGTGCACGTCAAACATGCGTTCTCGCCCGCTGGATCGACGCTCACCGACGCAGCAGCCGACAGCTGGCACCGAGGCCTGGCGGATGCGCTCATCGTAAGCGGGTCCGCAACGGGTCGCCGAGCGAGCGCGGACGACCTGCGCATGGTCAAGGACGCCGTAGGCGAAGCGCCAGTGCTGATCGGAAGTGGGCTAGCGCCGGAGTCCGCGTCTGAGCTGCTCGCACTGGCGGACGGCGCGATCGTCGGCAGCGCGGTCATGAACGAGGGACGGCCCGGCGCCGGAATCGATCCGGGCCGAGCCACCGCCTTCATCGAGGCTGTGAGGAGCTGA
- a CDS encoding sodium:alanine symporter family protein, translating into MVILLLGTGFYLTVRTGFVQLSRLGHGFGVTSGKYDDPNDPGDVSHFQALTTALSATVGIGNIAGVAMAIHYGGPGALFWMWVTAFLGMATKFSEVTLAQKYRVVDEVGKVAGGPMYYIEKGLGPRWKPMAIFFAVMLGFTAFLTGNAVQANTVADQMFDSFLIPTWLTGGFTMAVVAAVILGGISRIGKVTAFLAPLMAAIYVSGALLIIVLNIGALPDAIATIFTEAFNPQAGVAGVGVGVFLMTLMWGVRRGLFSNEAGQGSAPIAHAAAKTDEPVSEGVVALLEPFIDTIVICSFTGIVIVMTGVYTERFPTELTLGGGDITYTTMTADNRSEGVTPPAEIAISDGRHADSGAGAALISWHEASVEPLYTDEAQTQLFTGTVFPDRAEAVAADGSTFTSLYGDAVESGAPLTSAAFNRGLQPLGDWGHYIVVFGVLLFGISTAISWSYYGDRCAHYLFGQSALVPYKIVFLGAHYLGAALPVAVIWALGDVALSIVIWPNLIALLLLAPVVVEETKSYFGRKPWEAMQAKKAGGSD; encoded by the coding sequence ATGGTGATCCTTCTGCTCGGCACCGGCTTCTACCTCACGGTCCGAACCGGCTTCGTGCAGCTCTCCCGGCTGGGCCACGGCTTCGGCGTGACTTCCGGGAAGTACGACGATCCGAACGACCCCGGCGACGTCTCGCATTTCCAGGCGCTGACCACCGCCCTGTCGGCCACCGTCGGCATCGGCAATATCGCAGGCGTGGCCATGGCGATTCATTACGGTGGCCCGGGTGCGCTGTTCTGGATGTGGGTGACCGCCTTCCTAGGGATGGCCACCAAGTTCTCGGAAGTGACGCTCGCGCAGAAATACCGCGTCGTGGACGAGGTCGGGAAGGTGGCGGGTGGACCGATGTACTACATCGAAAAGGGCCTCGGTCCGCGCTGGAAGCCGATGGCGATCTTCTTCGCCGTCATGCTCGGCTTCACCGCCTTCCTCACCGGTAACGCGGTGCAGGCCAACACCGTGGCCGACCAGATGTTCGACTCGTTCTTGATTCCGACTTGGCTCACCGGTGGGTTCACGATGGCCGTCGTCGCGGCGGTGATCCTGGGCGGCATCAGTCGGATCGGGAAGGTGACCGCGTTCTTGGCGCCGCTCATGGCAGCCATCTATGTGTCCGGTGCGTTGCTCATCATCGTACTCAATATCGGAGCGCTCCCGGACGCGATCGCGACGATCTTCACTGAGGCCTTCAACCCGCAAGCCGGCGTCGCCGGCGTCGGCGTTGGCGTCTTCCTCATGACGCTCATGTGGGGTGTCCGCCGGGGTCTGTTCTCGAACGAGGCGGGGCAGGGCTCCGCTCCGATCGCGCACGCGGCGGCGAAGACCGACGAGCCGGTCTCAGAGGGCGTGGTGGCGCTGCTCGAGCCGTTCATCGACACCATCGTCATCTGCTCGTTCACGGGTATCGTCATCGTCATGACGGGTGTCTACACGGAGCGCTTCCCCACCGAGTTGACGCTGGGTGGAGGCGACATCACGTATACGACGATGACCGCGGACAATCGGTCCGAAGGCGTCACGCCCCCCGCGGAGATCGCGATCTCCGACGGTCGACACGCCGACTCCGGTGCCGGCGCGGCGCTCATCTCCTGGCACGAGGCGAGTGTCGAGCCGTTGTACACGGACGAGGCCCAGACCCAGCTCTTCACAGGGACGGTCTTTCCGGACCGGGCAGAGGCAGTGGCCGCCGATGGCAGTACGTTCACGTCGCTGTACGGTGACGCGGTCGAGAGCGGTGCTCCGCTCACGTCAGCCGCCTTCAACCGGGGATTGCAGCCGCTCGGGGACTGGGGCCACTACATCGTGGTGTTCGGGGTGCTGCTTTTCGGTATTTCGACGGCGATTTCGTGGAGCTACTACGGAGATCGATGTGCGCACTACCTCTTCGGGCAGAGCGCGCTCGTGCCGTACAAGATCGTTTTCCTTGGGGCGCACTACCTGGGCGCGGCACTCCCCGTCGCAGTGATCTGGGCGCTGGGTGATGTCGCTCTGTCGATCGTCATCTGGCCGAACCTGATCGCGTTGCTGCTGCTGGCGCCGGTTGTGGTGGAGGAGACAAAGAGCTACTTCGGGCGGAAGCCTTGGGAAGCGATGCAAGCCAAGAAGGCTGGCGGCAGCGACTAG
- a CDS encoding metalloregulator ArsR/SmtB family transcription factor yields MNTNSTSILDHLSALGDETRTRILTLLEQSEFTVSELCNVLQMPQPNVSRHLKTLTSEGWLRARADGRSRHYRLTPTLDRGAEQLWALVRTEVAGHGIYAIDAERAGTVLDARRLRSAAFFADAAGRWDDLRTELFGPSASFAPLLGLLNPDWVVGDLGAGTGSFSETLAPFVRRVVGIDRSAEMLAAARLRLEGVGNVDLRQGDLEELPIADGELDVAVLALVLHYVVDPALVLKEVHRALRPGGRVIVVDMRAHERGHGYAEEMGHVWPGFELGQVEHWLADAGFDAPRTQPLRPDPIASGPLLFLASAARC; encoded by the coding sequence ATGAATACGAACTCGACTTCAATCCTGGACCACCTGAGTGCGCTCGGCGACGAAACTCGCACGCGCATCCTCACTCTGTTGGAGCAGAGCGAGTTCACGGTTTCTGAGCTCTGCAACGTGCTTCAGATGCCCCAGCCCAACGTCAGTCGGCACCTCAAGACGCTTACGTCCGAAGGGTGGCTGCGCGCGCGCGCGGACGGTCGCAGCCGTCACTACCGTCTCACCCCGACGCTGGATCGCGGCGCGGAGCAGCTCTGGGCGCTCGTCCGGACCGAAGTCGCTGGGCACGGCATCTACGCGATCGACGCCGAGCGCGCTGGCACGGTTCTGGATGCCCGGCGCCTCCGATCGGCTGCCTTCTTCGCCGACGCGGCTGGCCGATGGGACGACCTTCGCACCGAGCTGTTCGGCCCTTCCGCGTCGTTCGCCCCACTGCTGGGCCTCCTGAACCCCGACTGGGTCGTCGGCGACCTGGGCGCGGGGACGGGCTCGTTCTCCGAGACGCTGGCCCCCTTCGTTCGCAGGGTCGTCGGTATCGATCGTTCCGCGGAGATGCTCGCGGCTGCCCGGCTGCGGCTCGAAGGGGTGGGTAACGTCGACTTGAGGCAGGGAGATCTCGAAGAGCTACCGATCGCGGACGGCGAGCTCGACGTCGCTGTCCTCGCTCTGGTCCTGCACTACGTCGTCGATCCGGCCCTCGTCTTGAAGGAAGTGCACCGTGCGCTCAGACCGGGCGGCCGGGTCATCGTCGTCGACATGCGCGCTCATGAGCGCGGCCACGGATACGCCGAGGAGATGGGCCACGTGTGGCCGGGTTTCGAGCTCGGTCAGGTCGAGCATTGGCTCGCAGATGCCGGCTTCGACGCTCCCCGGACTCAGCCGCTTCGCCCCGACCCGATCGCGTCGGGTCCCCTGCTCTTTCTTGCATCCGCGGCACGCTGCTGA
- a CDS encoding adenosylhomocysteinase: protein MTDTVVPSEQKEGTGRPAFRVKDVSLAQWGRSEIRLAEHEMPGLMAARAEYGPKRSLAGLKVAGSLHMTVQTAVLIETLVDLGADVRWASCNIFSTQDHAAAAIVVGRDGTPAAPSGVPVFAWKGETLAEYWWCTDQMLTWPDGSGPDLIVDDGGDATLLLHKGSEYGCADNVPVFDTDSDPAEWGVILELLRTTLSEDPGKWERIASTVRGVSEETTTGVHRLYEMEKAGTLLFTAINVNDSVTKSKFDNLYGCRHSVIDGLNRATDVMLSGKSAMVLGYGDVGKGCAQALKAQGARVTIAEVDPICALQATMEGYSVQTLEDVLETTDVFISATGNRDIITAGHMAKMKDKAIVANIGHFDNEIDMAGLEKFPGVEKKEIKPQYHEWTFPDGHSVLILAEGRLMNLGCATGHPSFVMSASFTNQVLAQIELAHNKSYEKKVYVLPKHLDEKVARLHLDKLGARLTVLTDEQAAYINVPKEGPYKPENYRY, encoded by the coding sequence ATGACTGATACCGTAGTGCCGTCCGAGCAGAAGGAGGGTACCGGCCGCCCCGCTTTCAGGGTGAAAGATGTCTCCCTCGCCCAGTGGGGACGGAGTGAGATCCGGCTGGCCGAGCACGAGATGCCCGGCCTCATGGCGGCGCGTGCCGAGTACGGTCCGAAACGGTCGCTCGCGGGACTCAAGGTCGCGGGCTCCCTGCATATGACGGTGCAGACCGCGGTGCTCATCGAGACCCTCGTGGATCTCGGCGCCGACGTTCGGTGGGCCTCGTGCAACATCTTCTCGACTCAGGACCACGCGGCCGCAGCGATCGTCGTCGGACGCGATGGAACGCCTGCGGCGCCCAGCGGTGTCCCAGTCTTCGCCTGGAAGGGTGAGACACTGGCAGAGTACTGGTGGTGCACCGACCAGATGCTCACATGGCCGGACGGTTCAGGCCCGGACCTCATCGTAGATGACGGCGGTGACGCCACGCTGCTCTTGCACAAGGGCTCAGAGTACGGCTGTGCGGACAACGTGCCGGTGTTCGACACCGACTCCGATCCCGCCGAGTGGGGGGTCATTCTCGAGTTGCTGCGCACAACCCTCTCTGAAGATCCAGGCAAGTGGGAGCGCATCGCTTCGACAGTTCGCGGCGTCTCCGAGGAGACCACCACGGGAGTGCATCGCCTGTACGAGATGGAGAAAGCAGGAACGCTTCTCTTTACCGCGATCAACGTCAACGACTCTGTTACGAAGTCGAAGTTCGACAACCTGTACGGGTGCCGTCACTCGGTGATCGACGGTCTCAACCGGGCAACCGACGTCATGCTCTCCGGAAAGTCGGCGATGGTGCTCGGATACGGTGATGTCGGCAAGGGGTGCGCGCAGGCGCTCAAGGCGCAGGGTGCGCGAGTCACCATCGCGGAAGTCGACCCGATTTGCGCACTGCAGGCAACGATGGAGGGCTACTCGGTCCAGACCCTGGAGGACGTACTCGAGACAACCGACGTCTTCATTAGCGCCACGGGAAACCGAGACATCATTACGGCCGGGCACATGGCCAAGATGAAGGACAAGGCAATCGTCGCGAACATCGGACACTTCGACAACGAGATCGACATGGCCGGTCTCGAGAAGTTTCCCGGTGTGGAAAAGAAGGAGATCAAGCCGCAGTACCACGAGTGGACCTTCCCGGATGGGCACTCCGTTCTGATCCTCGCCGAGGGTCGCTTGATGAACCTGGGCTGCGCGACGGGCCACCCCAGCTTCGTGATGTCCGCCAGCTTCACCAATCAGGTACTCGCGCAGATCGAGCTCGCGCACAACAAAAGCTACGAGAAGAAGGTCTACGTCCTGCCCAAGCACCTCGACGAGAAGGTCGCCCGGCTGCACCTCGACAAGCTCGGGGCCAGGCTCACCGTCCTCACCGACGAGCAGGCGGCATACATCAACGTGCCGAAGGAAGGTCCGTACAAGCCCGAGAACTACCGGTACTAG
- a CDS encoding sulfite exporter TauE/SafE family protein encodes MPHDIITIVMLFGVGLVAGTINVIAGGGSMITLPVLILLGLPPNVANGTNRVAILVQNTGATWSFRRLGLISGPWIRLAVPPALVGVVFGTWAALHVGDMAFQRILALVMVVAAAWIVWHPMTPRNAADTLPPEGRRRWLLRSIFCGVGFYGGFIQAGMGFIMLAVTSSFGLDLIRSNAVKVTLVLVFTPVALGIFAYNGRVDWAAGITLAAGSFLGALVGVRLQVRKGQKWVRGVVTATIVVFAIRLLVAG; translated from the coding sequence TTCGGCGTCGGTCTGGTCGCCGGCACCATCAACGTGATCGCGGGCGGGGGCTCGATGATCACGCTCCCGGTACTGATTCTGCTCGGACTACCACCGAACGTCGCGAACGGAACGAACCGGGTCGCGATCCTCGTGCAGAACACGGGCGCCACTTGGAGCTTTCGCAGGCTGGGACTGATCTCGGGACCCTGGATCCGACTCGCGGTGCCGCCCGCGCTGGTCGGTGTCGTCTTCGGCACGTGGGCCGCCTTACACGTCGGCGACATGGCGTTTCAGAGGATCCTGGCGCTCGTCATGGTCGTGGCCGCCGCGTGGATCGTGTGGCACCCCATGACTCCGCGTAATGCGGCGGACACGCTTCCTCCCGAGGGAAGGAGGCGTTGGCTGCTGAGGAGTATCTTCTGCGGCGTGGGGTTCTACGGCGGTTTCATTCAAGCAGGGATGGGCTTCATCATGCTCGCCGTGACCTCGTCGTTCGGGTTGGATCTGATCCGCTCGAACGCGGTCAAGGTGACGCTCGTTCTGGTCTTCACGCCGGTGGCGCTCGGTATCTTCGCGTACAACGGGAGGGTGGATTGGGCGGCCGGCATCACGCTCGCGGCCGGATCCTTCCTGGGTGCGCTCGTGGGGGTCCGTCTTCAGGTGCGCAAGGGCCAGAAGTGGGTGCGGGGCGTCGTGACCGCGACCATCGTGGTCTTCGCGATCCGCCTGCTCGTAGCTGGGTGA